A single window of Nematostella vectensis chromosome 4, jaNemVect1.1, whole genome shotgun sequence DNA harbors:
- the LOC5513094 gene encoding glutamic acid-rich protein translates to MAERGAVFKSHSSQPLLAKEATRKETKVKKPKHKRRKTLDSSEREEKMADKVPRPIEISKPLIETLELVHSFNKGQFMSLVDGTAKCLIENAKENSTTEETKDNYDTKEKEPEIDKNALSNSKTENFESALEQQVKGKKEPAAVGGKKPLTKDANLTENLKEKNKSSRRRKKKLKNKKPQVENEGKENVDKKLLTEEKFAWRKSLSEDETENKKDLERVTESAQSGNEFLAELRKKNEEFISDPERKESRGKKFKRWASFGKQRKGIESTGVETESTDSKSSKETAAEIMEEVKIFPEKMEQYPEFSIEGNENTDVQKSGLDDTTNSVQSGKTENFAEVKQRKRSISLSETRERSTSSSNAEETKLRRRTASFGKTGNVFVNLATNFKRSPEKVNDVNKGIERVNPPAEGLEVCDDVVLGTEKKDDKSEKHFSEASEGSEQLEQGGAVMCDKDFDSDKPRKKKGFLRRISSMTSKGSKKEENGERRRSAEGAKLLPDKEDGLDKDEEGKNPKRKESVITLKLSKALKRRKGTEYKAVACEDPEKEDDTTNEELDTLERDNFVENEENNEDDEEEVSGENGGDGNIKSQVETEKKLEVEVSSEEVSEETYAFCRALMNRVIAELREHVKHLEETSKDVSEQAPKNLRTANDHFEDLNEQATKEAYLNNDENAPSQANTKEFPKCSEPTSTEALGKLENSDLQLSDKLAKTDKSTNDSTYEVNMEEIETSSLVSKIDEVSREIPDLQSKVSDITQASTENLPSESGNYERVTSVTDLLKPAQEEVAQTEKETDVEKGARYKTALSIGSLERSLEVSIKTSAMLDGYIYINQAIEVSQDFERNLEMMQLRRKPKCAIM, encoded by the exons ATGGCTGAGAGAGGCGCAGTTTTTAAATCTCATTCATCGCAGCCACTCCTGGCCAAGGAAGCTACACGAAAAGAAACGAAAGTGAAAAAGCCAAAACATAAGCGAAGAAAAACCCTGGATAGCTCAGAAAGAGAAGAGAAAATGGCGGATAAAGTCCCAAGACCCATCGAGATTTCTAAGCCATTGATTGAAACTCTTGAGCTTGTCCACTCTTTTAACAAGGGACAGTTTATGAGTTTAGTTGATGGAACGGCAAAATGCTTGATTGAGAACGCCAAAGAAAATAGCACAACTGAGGAGACTAAAGACAATTATGATACAAAAGAAAAGGAACCTGAAATTGACAAGAATGCTTTATCAAACTCCAAGACCGAGAATTTCGAATCCGCATTGGAGCAACAAGTCAAGGGGAAGAAGGAACCAGCAGCAGTGGGGGGTAAAAAACCCTTGACAAAAGATGCCAATTTAACAGAAAATttgaaagagaaaaataaatctTCGCGTAGACGAAAGAAGAaattaaagaataaaaagcCTCAAGTAGAGAATGAAGGCAAAGAAAATGTGGACAAGAAATTACTTACTGAAGAAAAATTCGCTTGGCGAAAGAGTCTTTCTGAAGACGAGACTGAAAACAAGAAAGATCTCGAGAGGGTAACGGAAAGTGCACAGTCTGGGAATGAGTTCTTAGCCGAATTGAGGAAGAAGAATGAAGAATTTATTTCAGATCCTGAGAGAAAGGAGAGTAgaggaaaaaaattcaagcGTTGGGCAAGTTTTGGGAAACAAAGAAAAGGAATTGAGTCGACAGGTGTCGAGACGGAATCCACCGATTCTAAATCAAGCAAGGAAACAGCCGCAGAGATTATGGAAGAGGTAAAAATATTCCCAGAAAAGATGGAACAATACCCGGAATTTTCTATTGAAGGAAATGAAAATACAGATGTCCAGAAGAGTGGACTAGACGATACAACAAATAGTGTTCAGAGTGGCAAAACCGAAAACTTCGCTGAAGTTAAACAGCGAAAACGCTCTATTAGTTTATCGGAGACAAGGGAAAGATCTACTTCGTCTTCAAACGCAGAGGAGACTAAATTGAGGCGGAGGACAGCAAGTTTTGGAAAGACTGGCAATGTTTTTGTCAACCTAGCGACGAATTTCAAGAGATCGCCAGAGAAAGTAAACGATGTAAACAAAGGCATCGAGAGGGTCAATCCGCCAGCTGAGGGCCTGGAAGTCTGTGATGACGTAGTACTGGGCACAGAAAAGAAAGACGATAAGtcagaaaaacatttttctgaGGCATCTGAAGGAAGTGAACAGCTGGAGCAGGGTGGCGCAGTCATGTGCGACAAGGACTTCGATTCTGACAAACCACGGAAAAAGAAGGGATTTCTCAGACGTATCTCGAGTATGACCAGCAAGGGGTCAAAGAAAGAAGAGAATGGAGAGAGAAGGCGAAGTGCTGAGGGTGCCAAGCTATTGCCTGATAAAGAAGATGGCTTAGACAAAGATGAAGAGGGAAAAAATCCGAAAAGAAAAGAGAGTGTTATCACCTTAAAACTGTCCAAGGCGTTAAAACGCAGGAAGGGAACCGAGTACAAGGCAGTCGCGTGCGAAGACCCAGAGAAAGAAGACGATACAACTAACGAAGAATTGGATACATTAGAGAGGGACAATTTTGTAGAGAACGAAGAAAACAATGAAGACGATGAAGAGGAAGTCTCAGGGGAGAACGGAGGTGATGGTAATATCAAGTCACAGGTGGAGACTGAAAAGAAACTAGAGGTTGAAGTTAGTAGTGAGGAAGTGAGTGAGGAGACCTACGCATTTTGTCGAGCATTGATGAACAGGGTTATCGCAGAGCTCAGAGAACATGTAAAGCACCTCGAAGAGACTTCCAAAGATGTATCCGAACAGGCTCCGAAAAACCTCCGAACAGCGAACGACCACTTCGAAGATCTAAACGAGCAGGCTACGAAGGAAGCCTACCTAAACAACGACGAAAACGCACCATCACAAGCTAATACCAAGGAATTCCCGAAGTGCTCCGAGCCCACATCGACAGAAGCTCTCGGAAAATTGGAAAACAGCGATTTGCAGTTATCAGACAAATTAGCCAAAACTGATAAAAGCACAAATGACAGTACATATGAAGTAAACATGGAGGAAATCGAGACTTCTTCGTTGGTGAGCAAGATCGACGAAGTTTCACGAGAGATCCCCGACCTACAGTCAAAAGTCTCCGATATAACACAAGCCTCTACCGAAAATTTACCGAGTGAAAGTGGAAATTACGAGCGCGTTACGAGCGTCACCGATCTCTTGAAACCGGCGCAGGAGGAAGTCGCTCAGACTGAAAAGGAGACAGATGTTGAGAAAG GTGCCAGGTACAAGACTGCGCTCAGTATTGGCTCCCTGGAGAGGAGCCTAGAGGTGTCAATCAAGACGAGCGCAATGCTTGACGGGTACATCTACATTAATCAGGCAATAGAGGTATCACAAGACTTCGAGCGCAATTTGGAGATGATGCAGCTGCGTCGCAAGCCTAAGTGTGCGATTATGTAG